In Lautropia mirabilis, one DNA window encodes the following:
- the xsc gene encoding sulfoacetaldehyde acetyltransferase gives MVKDERQVVEGIQKMTPSEAFVETMVAHGVKNIFGIMGSAFMDAMDIFTPAGIRFISVVHEQGAAHMADGYSRASGRQGVVIGQNGPGISNCVTAIAAAYWAHSPVVIVTPEAGTRTMGLGGFQECNQLPMFQEFTKYQAHVNNPARMAEYTGRCFDRALSEMGPTQLNIPRDHFYGEIETEIPRPMPLERGPGGKESLDRAAELLAQARFPVIVSGGGVVMADGVEQCRALAERLGAPVVNSYQHNDSFPASHPLWCGPLGYQGSKAGMKLISQADVVLALGTRLGPFGTLPQHGMDYWPKAAQIIQVDADNKMLGLVKKISVGICGDAKAAAEALLERLQGRTLVSDATKAERAAKIQAEKTAWEQELDAWTHETDPYSLEMIEEQKGETPFSGGQYLHPRQVLRELEKALPPDVMLSTDIGNINSVAHSYLRFERPRSFFAPMSFGNCGYAFPTIIGAKVARPDRPAVSYAGDGAWAMSMVETMTCVRHGIPVTAVVFHNRQWGAEKKNQVDFYNRRFVAGELDSPSFAGIARSMGAEGIVVDRLEDVGPSLKKAIDMQMNEGKTCIIEIMCTRELGDPFRRDALSKPVRFLDKYRDYV, from the coding sequence ATGGTGAAAGACGAGAGGCAGGTGGTGGAAGGGATTCAGAAAATGACGCCTTCCGAGGCTTTCGTGGAGACCATGGTGGCCCATGGGGTGAAGAACATTTTCGGCATCATGGGGTCGGCCTTCATGGATGCAATGGACATCTTCACGCCGGCGGGCATCCGCTTCATTTCGGTGGTGCATGAGCAGGGTGCGGCCCATATGGCAGACGGCTACTCGCGTGCCAGCGGCCGCCAGGGCGTGGTCATCGGGCAGAACGGCCCGGGCATCAGCAACTGTGTCACGGCCATTGCGGCGGCCTACTGGGCCCACAGTCCGGTGGTCATCGTCACGCCCGAGGCCGGTACGCGCACGATGGGGCTGGGGGGCTTTCAGGAATGCAACCAGTTGCCCATGTTCCAGGAATTCACCAAGTATCAGGCGCACGTCAACAACCCGGCGCGCATGGCCGAATACACCGGGCGCTGCTTCGACCGGGCGCTGTCGGAAATGGGCCCCACGCAGCTCAACATCCCGCGCGACCACTTCTATGGCGAGATCGAGACGGAAATCCCCCGCCCGATGCCGCTGGAGCGTGGCCCGGGCGGCAAGGAAAGTCTGGACCGTGCCGCCGAGCTGCTGGCCCAGGCCAGGTTCCCGGTCATTGTGTCGGGCGGCGGTGTGGTGATGGCCGATGGCGTGGAACAGTGCCGGGCGCTGGCCGAGCGGCTGGGGGCGCCCGTGGTCAACAGCTACCAGCACAACGACAGCTTCCCGGCCAGCCACCCGCTGTGGTGCGGTCCGCTGGGCTACCAGGGCTCCAAGGCTGGCATGAAGCTGATTTCCCAGGCGGACGTGGTGCTGGCACTGGGCACCCGCCTGGGGCCGTTCGGCACGCTGCCCCAGCATGGCATGGATTACTGGCCGAAAGCGGCGCAGATCATCCAGGTGGATGCCGACAACAAGATGCTCGGGCTGGTGAAGAAGATCTCGGTAGGCATCTGCGGCGATGCGAAGGCGGCGGCCGAGGCGCTGCTTGAGCGGTTGCAGGGCCGCACGCTGGTGTCGGATGCAACGAAGGCCGAGCGTGCCGCGAAGATCCAGGCCGAGAAGACCGCCTGGGAGCAGGAGCTGGATGCCTGGACACACGAGACCGATCCGTACAGCCTGGAAATGATCGAGGAGCAGAAGGGCGAGACGCCTTTCAGCGGCGGCCAGTACCTGCATCCGCGCCAGGTGCTGCGTGAGCTGGAAAAGGCGCTGCCGCCGGACGTGATGCTCTCCACTGACATCGGCAACATCAATTCGGTCGCGCACAGCTACCTGCGCTTCGAGCGGCCGCGCAGCTTCTTTGCGCCGATGAGCTTTGGCAACTGCGGCTATGCCTTCCCCACCATCATCGGCGCCAAGGTGGCCCGTCCCGACCGGCCGGCGGTGTCCTATGCCGGGGACGGTGCGTGGGCCATGAGCATGGTCGAGACCATGACCTGCGTGCGCCACGGCATCCCGGTCACGGCGGTGGTGTTCCACAACCGGCAGTGGGGGGCCGAGAAGAAGAACCAGGTGGATTTCTACAACCGCCGCTTCGTGGCCGGTGAGCTGGACAGCCCGAGCTTTGCCGGCATTGCCCGTTCCATGGGGGCCGAGGGCATTGTGGTGGACCGTCTGGAAGACGTGGGCCCCAGCCTGAAGAAAGCCATCGACATGCAGATGAACGAGGGCAAGACCTGCATCATCGAGATCATGTGCACCCGCGAGCTGGGCGATCCGTTCCGGCGCGATGCGCTGTCGAAGCCGGTGCGCTTCCTGGACAAGTACCGGGATTATGTCTAG